Genomic segment of Meles meles chromosome 17, mMelMel3.1 paternal haplotype, whole genome shotgun sequence:
GTGAACTCAGGTCTCCCGTAGCCTCCCGAGCGGTCACCCGCAAATCTCTGCGATCAGCCGAGTCCGCTGGGACCCCCTCGAGGAGGCCTGGTTGGGTGCCAGCTGGGGCCCTCCAGCCGCATCTCACAGGTAGCTGATGAAGGAACAGGACGGTGTCATCTGGCCTTAAGGAGCCTCCCTTTGTTTGGGGGATGCCTGCGTGGGAGAGCCCCTGAGCCACACAATCTCTGGTGCTCACCAAGGCTGATGAgctgtgtgtgtatttttgtccATGGATTGCTTAAAATAAAGACAGCTAGAAATTATTCAAGGAATCCGACCTGTCTTCCCACCCCTCTTCATctcaagcgggggtggggggtggggggggggagagcttGCGGCGGGAAGGAAGGGAACACCaagttcattgatttctttctagGGACGGCCTTGGGCTCAACTTTTTGTCTTAAGGTCTTTAGTTGGGAAGAGGTGGCAAAAGGGGAGAGTTAACAAACATTAAGAGAaccttttttaaggaaaaaaacctacACTAATGTAAATTTTGAAGATGGTTCCTTAGggaattaaattaattaaattaaatttaaacattaaCAAGCATGAACATTGCAATGAAAACATCCAGCAACATTTAGGATTTCCCTACCATTCTGCCCCAAACTCCTAAATAATAGGAGGGCTGTTATTTCATGGGTTTGGTTAAAAGTGTTTCACTAATTAGTTTTTAGCAATGGCTCTAGTTTTCCTTTAGTAAAGAATAATGGCtctggctaatttttttttcagtgtttattcTAAATTTCCCCTAGCTTTCATTCCTGTCACAGATATGGAAAAAATGTGTTTCCAATTCTGGGAAgttcctctgtttctctcctcaAAAGATTGTCCCTGTGGCATACTCTTTTAGGCTTAGCTTCTGGAGTCTCAGCATTGGAGCACAGCTCTCAAGCACCCTCCGTACGGTGTCTTCTTCCTTGGAATCCTCTGGAATCTGTTCCCTTGGCCTTATTCCCACCCAGAGTAATCCCTACAGCCTTGTGGAGGGTGTAGAATTCCCCCAGTGTTTTTCTCATAATACAATTGGATTCGAAACCAACGGTGACATTGAATGTGGAAGATACAAAAGCCACCACACTTACCTCATTTCCCCCCTTTGCCCTATCATCCCTTCCCTTAGAAAACCCCCCTAGACCTTCCAGAAACTGTTTCACTTGAGATCAGGAGTTGTTTTCATAATTGCTTCCACACCTCCTAACCCCAGCCTTAGGGACAAGTAGTATTAAATATATTAGTCTGTTGAGAGAGTAAAAGCTGAGGACCCCTTCAGAGAGTGGTAATGAATTATCCGTGCTAGCGGTCCCTGGAGACActtggctgcctcagtcagaagaacatgcaaatcttgatcttggggtcgtaaGTTCAAATCCCACGCTGGAGGTAGAGTCCACTTTAAAAATAACGATTTTTAAAAAGCGAATTGTCTGTTCCACTCTTAAAAGCCTTTGTGTGGGTTCATCTCAACCCGTTGAGAgcctaaaaataaagatacatggGATCAgagttgtatgtttctagggTAGTAACTGCATATTTGATCTGAGTttattcacagatttttttaaaggtacatttTATTCAATTGTACATGTATTTTCAGTGGATTTTGCTCTGAAGGTTCTCCAGTGGTCTGACTCAGAGATGGTGCGGCTCCAGCTGTGGGATATTGCAGGTAGGCTGGGGAGATGGGATAGGAACAAGGGAAGACATTTTGGTTTAATCAGCAAGCTCTCAGAAAAGGGGGGATGGCAAaaccagaaatcatgacctgagccgaaggcagatgcttaatggactgagccacccaggcgacccacaACGAGAAGGTGTTTTTCTGGAGCTGGAATGGTTGAGTTGTGGCGGATGGAGAGTTTGTAGatattttctgtagttttttttttttaagatttttatttatttatttgacagagatcacaagtaggcagagaggcaggcagagagagtgaggaagaagcaggctgtccgcagagcagagagtccgatgcggggcttgatcccaggaccctgggatcatgacctgagccgaaggcagaggctttaacccattgagccacccaggcgcccctctgtagATGTTTTGCCCTAGATAAATGTCCAGTCATCTCTCTGTGGGTGGAATGGCTGGCAAGACGGTAGATTGTCCAGACCATAGGTGGGTGCTCTCAGAGCCGAGGGAGGGTGCTTTTCCTGGTGTTTCAGCTGACCTTGGGGAGAAAGAAGATccccagaaaatagaaacaataataacaataggTGAcctttactatgtgccaagcactttcCTGAGCATTTGCGATTCAGTGACTCATTAATCCTCATCACAACCTTGTGAGGAAGGCTACTGCTTCTATCCCCGCTCTACAGATGAGAAGTCTGAAGCACTGGAAGCTTCCCTTGCCCAAAATCATACAGATAGTAAATGACAAAGCAGGGACTTGGACTTGGGTGGTCTGGACTCAGCCACAGCGCATACTGCCCAACCCCACAAGGAAGGTAGAAAGGGCAGGGTATCAGAGGGGGTTCTGAGACTGGTTCTCAGTATTACCTGCCCAAGggctccctcctttcttcccaggGCAGGAGCGTTTCACCTCCATGACTCGACTGTACTATCGGGATGCGTCAGCCTGCATTATTATGTTTGACGTTACCAACGCCACGACCTTCAGCAATAGCCAGAGATGGAAACAGGACTTGGACAGCAAGCTCACCCTGCCTAACGGAGAGCCGGTGCCCTGCCTGCTCTTGGCCAACAAAGTATGTGGTCAATCTAGGAAAATGGGCCCTGGCCTCTCTCTGCGGTTGGAGAGTAAGCATGTCTAAAAGGCTCTCTGATTCCCGGCATCAATTTCCCCTTCTCAAGTTGGCAAAATATCATCTCTACCGTCTTTCAAGGGATGCTGGGACTTTCTTTGGGAAGAATGTTAGCCAGATTTTAAATGCCAGTGTTCTCAGCCACTGGCGGAAAGGTTTTGCATCCAGAAGCATCTGAGCAGTGTTCCTCTTCCCCAGAAGTTTATGGTGTTGCCTTTTATGTACTCTTTTTGCCAGTGTGACCTGTCCCCTTGGGCAGTGAGCAGAGACCAGGTTGACCGGTTCAGTAAAGAGAATGGTTTCACAGGCTGGACAGAAACATCAGTcaaggagaacaaaaatattaATGAGGCCATGAGGTGAGTAGCTCGTGTTGTTCTGGGGTTAGGTACACAGATTTACCCGCCTTCTGCTGCCGTGCCCCaggactttctttccttttcctgagcAAACCAGAGCAGACTGAGCCACTGGAATGTCAGCTTCTGAAGGTCAAGGATGCTCCCCTTTCCCCTGAGACAACGGGGGACAGCGGATGTTTAAACCTCATGGCTTGACTGCATGCCGTCTGGTGATAAGACAGACAAGGTCTGTCATTTCTCCCATTGTTCTACCCATTTAATCCGTCTtctgtctgtttctttgttttttagagtcctcATTGAGAAGATGATGAGCAATTCCAGAGAAGATATGTCTTTATCCACCCAAGGGGACTATATCAATCTACAGACCAAGCCCACCTCCAGCTGGGCCTGCTGCTAATAGCGTCTGCCTTGTTTTCCTTCCTAGGTTTAGGAGGTCTTTCCATCTCTTCCCTTCAAATGCCCACCCAGCAATCTTGTTAAGTACATTTGAACTGTCTCCTGCAAGCTGTCCAGAAGGAGGACCATCGTCACTAAGGAAAGACCTGGGATTCGTGTGCGTTTCTGCATCTGTCCGCAAGCTCCTGCTTGCTGCTGGCTCCCGGGGCTCAGTACCTTCTATATAAAGAAGATCACCTCATCCCTCAATTTGTGATCTAGGGTTTTGTGGGGAGCACTAGAGATCAGCACCTGTGTTTGAAGGATCCTAATTCCCACctgtttttgcatttcttttcccatttgaTGTATGTGGGTATCTCAGTCTTATCTGACTTCAGATTTCGAGGAAAATGAGAACAAAGGGCATTTCCCAAATTCAGTGTAGGTTATTGCTTTCAGATTCTTTCTGTCTTGGACTTTGAATTTAAACCTCTTGATTCTGAGACAGGCAGGGAGTGGAGCTGGATATCCATGGGTCCTGGGTCACAGGAGGTAACCCAAAAGTCACACCATTTTTGAAGCGTCTAAAGTCataattgattttctcttgtCTTGGCTTCAAGAACAGTCAAGCTTTGAAACTATCTGTGGTGTGTGATGAGAGCCTTTCCCCAAAGAAACAATTGTCCCATTAGGGTTTTCTGGTATCTCCCTACCAGTGGGGTGGGAGCAGGGTTCGCAAGGTTTCAGGGTTGATGTCTTGATGCATAAGGCTGCAGGTGACATTGCCGGGCAGTGGTGCCCTGAAATAGATCTGTTCTTTACAGCCGTGGGAGTCTGAATGGAAGAGGGATAGGTTAACAGGACAAAATCCTGCGGGGCCACTTCCTTCTGAGCACGTTGGTGCCTACCACTTACCAGCCATAAGAAACGCATTTTATGTGCAGACCTTTGCCTGAGTGGGGAGAGTAGACAGACAGGAAATCATTAAGCAATTTAAGTGCTAAATCGGGTAGGGTTTTTAGTATCAAATCACTTCTAGACAGCTTCATTTGTTGAATTCTCACAGGATGGTGATTTATAACCCACCCAAAGTTATGAATATTCTTCGTGAACTCAGAGTCCTAGAGTTCTTTGAAAGAcacttattttaaatacattgtcCTAAGTAAGTGTTTCCCGAATCAGACTTGTCAGAACCACCTGGGaagtttgttaaaattttttaaaaataaaatgtgtacattttaagATTTCTGGGTCCAAAACTCAAGCCTACTGAATCAAAATTTCCAGGGGCGTGGTGTGGAATATAACTGTGGTTGTTTTTTAATCCTGCCCAGGTCATTTGACCAGCCTGGTTTGGAAGACATTGCTGGAGAATTTAGGAAAGATGCAGAGACCCAGGCATTCTATGTGTAAATGATCCTGGGTTTCCCTCTGCTCTGTTtcctctccaggtgattctgatacaccCCAGACTTTGGAAACTACTCTCCTAAGCGAATGATCGGAAGCCAAATATCAGAAAGAGAACAGGAGCCAGGCCTTCAGTGCTTGGTTGGTTGGTCTGTTTTTAATgccagttacttttttttttttttttaagattttatttattatttgacagagggagacacagcaagagagagaacacaagcagggggagtgggaaagggagagggagaagcaggcttcccactgagcagggagcctgatgcagggctcaattccagcaccctgggatcatgacccgagctgaaggcagatgctcaatgactgagccacc
This window contains:
- the RAB29 gene encoding ras-related protein Rab-7L1 → MGGRDHLFKVLVVGDAAVGKTSLVQRYSQDSFSKHYKSTVGVDFALKVLQWSDSEMVRLQLWDIAGQERFTSMTRLYYRDASACIIMFDVTNATTFSNSQRWKQDLDSKLTLPNGEPVPCLLLANKCDLSPWAVSRDQVDRFSKENGFTGWTETSVKENKNINEAMRVLIEKMMSNSREDMSLSTQGDYINLQTKPTSSWACC